One window of Papaver somniferum cultivar HN1 chromosome 9, ASM357369v1, whole genome shotgun sequence genomic DNA carries:
- the LOC113307692 gene encoding AP3-complex subunit beta-A-like — protein sequence MFPQFGSTSETLSKASSVMFRIGTDAHLYDDPDDVNIIPLLDSRFDSEKFEALKRLLALIAQGVDVSNFFPQVVKNVASQSLEVKKLVYLYLLHYAEKRPNEALLSINCFQKDLSDTNPLVRAWALRAMAGIRLHAIAPLVLVAVSKCARDPSVYVRKCAANALPKLNDLHQEENTSSLVEIVGILLCDHSPGVVGAAAAAFNIVCPNNLSVIGKNFKKLCQTLPDVEEWGQVVLIGILLRYVVARHGLVKESILFCSHDNHICDSEKKDEAVPISNIDEAERGYGNKEYDLTSLLARCYIEGPDEYVSRSSYMGGDTSGVDNAGSTSNKDCDDVKLLLQCTSPLLWSHNSAVVLAAAGVHWIMSPKGDVRRIVKPLLFLLRSSDASKYVVLCNIQVFAKAMPSLFTSHFEDFFVCSSDSYQIKALKLGILSIIATDASIPFIFQEFQDYIRDTDRRFVVDTIAAIGLCAQRLPTVANTCLEGLLALTGQESLTFDASSMDGEANVLAQAIMSIKAIIKQDPVCHEKAIIQLARSLDSIKVPVARAMIVWMVGEYNSVGLIIPRMLATILQYLARCFTTEAAETKNQILNTALKVVLYGEGEVTAIYRRVLSYVLQLAKCDPDYDIRDRAHILENLLFCYITSESLEEGMMYTPKVTDIQHMLVKSIFGGNKKPVSPAPNNYRVFLPGSLSQIVLHAAPGYEPLPKPCSLPSDELGQLEMNGQSDKTRGPQTANDHSFDTNELDTFSGSLDEESGSDYSSRDSVTRSDESEGTGSASQIDEDDPLIQLLDVSTAEKTNLAPFSDDLGGLMSKGALESWLDDQPRSSELSSSKLSSVQPSLARLSIRDIGARVKPRSYILLHPSNGNGLKVDYSFSSETSSISPTLVCIEVSFQNCSTEPLEAINLADEDSTRNSESTTLETYESSSTSSEVPTLVAGDDIVSIQPGQTMKRIFQVHFHHHLLPLSLAICCSGKRLPVKLRPDIGYFVKPLQMNIEAFHLKESQLPGMFEYSRKCIFKDHIIALSSDKEHSTVTEDNLLLVCRSLASQVLSNASFFLVSVDMPVSAKLDDASGLSLRFSCEILSNSIPCLITITVEGKCSEQLSVSVKVNCEETVFGLNLLNRVVAFLS from the exons atgttTCCTCAATTTGGATCCACATCGGAGACACTAAGTAAAGCTTCGTCTGTGATGTTTAGAATCGGTACAGATGCTCATCTCTATGATGACCCTGATGATGTTAATATAATTCCTCTTCTTGATAGTCGATTTGATTCAGAGAAATTTGAAGCTTTAAAAAGATTACTTGCTCTCATCGCCCAAGGTGTTGATGTCTCCAATTTCTTCCCCCAG GTTGTTAAGAATGTAGCATCTCAGTCTTTGGAAGTAAAGAAGCTCGTTTACTTGTATCTGCTTCATTATGCCGAAAA GCGTCCAAATGAAGCGTTGTTATCTATCAACTGTTTCCAGAAGGATTTGTCAGATACAAATCCATTGGTTCGTGCATGGGCACTTCGTGCAATGGCAGGAATCCGGTTACATGCAATAGCTCCTCTTGTTCTTGTTGCTGTCAGCAAGTGTGCCAGAGATCCGTCGGTCTATGTTAGGAAATGTGCAGCTAATGCTCTTCCCAAATTGAATGATTTGCACCAAGAGGAGAACACATCGTCTCTCGTAGAG ATTGTTGGTATTTTGCTATGTGATCATTCCCCTGGAGTAGTTGGAGCAGCAGCGGCTGCGTTCAACATAGTTTGTCCTAATAATCTATCAGTGATAGGCAAAAATTTCAAAAAGCTATGCCAGACTCTTCCTGATGTGGAAGAGTGGGGTCAGGTAGTCTTAATTGGTATTCTTCTTCGCTATGTAGTAGCGAGGCATGGACTTGTGAAAGAGTCCATTCTGTTCTGTTCCCATGACAATCACATTTGTGAttctgaaaagaaggatgaagctGTTCCTATATCTAATATTGATGAAGCAGAAAGGGGATATGGGAACAAGGAGTATGATTTGACTAGTTTGTTGGCAAGATGTTATATAGAAGGACCAGATGAATATGTATCACGGTCAAGTTATATGGGTGGGGATACCTCAGGAGTTGACAATGCAGGTTCTACGTCCAACAAAGACTGTGATGATGTAAAGCTTTTGCTGCAATGCACATCACCATTGCTGTGGAGTCATAACAGTGCAGTTGTACTTGCAGCTGCTGGTGTTCACTGGATTATGTCGCCCAAGGGCGATGTCCGGAGAATTGTAAAGCCACTTTTATTTCTTCTTCGATCTTCTGATGCCTCGAAGTATGTG GTTCTATGCAACATTCAAGTTTTTGCCAAGGCAATGCCTTCCCTTTTCACGTCTCATTTTGAAGATTTCTTTGTTTGTTCGTCTGATTCATATCAGATCAAAGCTTTAAAGCTTGGCATACTCTCCATAATTGCAACAGATGCATCAATTCCGTTTATTTTCCAAGAGTTCCAG GATTACATCAGAGATACAGATAGAAGATTTGTTGTTGACACTATTGCTGCAATTGGCTTATGTGCGCAAAGACTTCCAACTGTAGCTAATACTTGCCTGGAAGGACTTTTGGCTTTGACTGGACAAG AATCCTTGACTTTTGATGCGAGTTCAATGGATGGCGAAGCAAATGTTTTGGCTCAAGCAATTATGTCCATAAAAGCAATTATAAAGCAAGATCCTGTATGTCATGAGAAG GCAATAATACAGCTGGCACGTAGTTTGGATTCGATCAAGGTGCCCGTGGCCCGAGCTATGATTGTGTGGATGGTTGGAGAGTACAATTCTGTGGGGCTGATAATCCCAAGGATGTTAGCGACTATACTTCAATACCTTGCTAGATGCTTTACCACTGAAGCAGCAGAGACGAAGAACCAGATCCTGAATACTGCCCTCAAG GTTGTGTTGTATGGAGAAGGTGAAGTTACTGCAATATACAGAAGGGTCTTAAGTTATGTTCTTCAGCTTGCCAAATGTGACCCAGACTATGATATCCGTGATCGAGCTCATATATTAGAGAATCTTTTATTTTGCTACATAACTTCTGAAAGCTTGGAGGAGGGGATGATGTATACACCAAAAGTTACAGACATACAGCATATGCTTGTGAAGAGCATATTTGGGGGCAATAAAAAACCTGTATCACCTGCACCAAATAACTATCGTGTTTTCCTCCCTGGTTCTCTTTCACAGATAGTGCTTCATGCAGCTCCAGGGTATGAGCCTCTTCCAAAGCCATGTAGTCTACCATCTGATGAACTTGGTCAGCTGGAGATGAATGGTCAGAGTGATAAAACCCGTGGACCGCAAACTGCCAATGATCACTCTTTTGACACAAATGAGCTAGACACATTCTCTGGATCTTTGGATGAAGAAAGCGGCTCTGATTATAGCTCTCGAGATTCCGTCACCAGATCAGATGAGAGTGAAGGAACTGGCTCTGCAAGTCAAATTGATGAAGACGATCCGCTGATTCAGCTATTAGATGTTAGTACTGCTGAGAAAACTAATTTGGCACCATTCTCTGATGACTTGGGGGGATTAATGTCGAAGGGAGCCCTAGAATCTTGGTTGGATGATCAGCCTCGTTCCTCTGAACTCAGCTCATCTAAACTATCTTCTGTACAACCATCTTTAGCAAGGCTTTCCATACGAGATATTGGTGCTAGAGTTAAACCCAGAAGTTATATTCTCTTACATCCTTCAAATGGAAATGGCCTTAAAGTGGATTATTCATTTTCTTCAGAGACTTCAAGCATATCTCCTACCCTTGTTTGCATAGAGGTTTCCTTCCAAAATTGCTCCACAGAACCTTTAGAAGCTATAAAtttggcagatgaagattctacTCGGAATTCGGAGTCTACAACTTTGGAAACATATGAGAG CTCCTCAACCTCCTCAGAAGTACCCACTTTAGTAGCTGGGGATGACATTGTCTCGATACAACCTGGTCAGACAATGAAAAGGATCTTTCAAGTTCACTTCCATCATCATCTTTTACCTCTCAGTTTGGCCATATGCTGCAGTGGTAAAAGGCTGCCTGTTAAGTTACGGCCTGACATCGGATACTTCGTAAAACCACTGCAAATGAATATAGAGGCCTTCCACTTGAAGGAGTCTCAGCTCCCAGGAATGTTTGAGTACTCTAGAAA ATGCATCTTCAAGGACCATATCATAGCGCTGAGCAGTGACAAAGAACATAGCACAGTAACGGAGGACAATCTTCTTCTAGTTTGCCGGAGCCTAGCTTCGCAAGTTTTGAGCAATGCAAGTTTCTTTCTTGTATCAGTAGATATGCCAGTTTCTGCCAAACTCGATGATGCATCAGGCTTGTCCTTGAGATTCAGCTGTGAGATCTTGAGTAACTCGATTCCATGCCTAATTACCATTACTGTTGAAGGTAAATGCTCAGAACAGTTGAGTGTTTCTGTCAAGGTCAACTGTGAAGAAACCGTATTTGGCTTGAATTTGTTGAACAGGGTTGTTGCATTTCTGAGTTGA